The nucleotide sequence GTGAAGTCCGCCTTCATCTCTTCGGGAAAGCCCGGCGGCAACGTGAAGTCCATCAGATAGCCGACTTTGACTGGCTCAGCGCTGCTTTCGTATGACATTAGGCCTCCGTGGACGGCGCGGGCGCCGCGGTGTGGGTTGCGGTCATCGCCTCGGTTGACCGCATTGTGGGGTGGTCGCCGAAGATTGCCGATTCCGGCACCGCCAGCCGGCGCTTATTTAGTCGCATCCGCTGGTCCGTTAGTTGGTGGCCGCGGTGGGAAGTTTGGTCGCGAGGTCGAGCACGGTGACGGTATCGGTTCCGGTCTTTTTCAAGCGCGCTGAGGACCGGTACCCGAGGTCGACATCGCGTGCCTGGGCGCGCAGAGCTCCGACGGTGGCCTGCTGCTTGGGTAGGTGAGTGAACATGTCAAAGCCGTAAAGGCGCAACGCATTCTCGTGGGTGATTTTGTTGACCTCGCCGTCGGGCACTCCGTCGAGATAACCGGCCAGGGATTCGGGGGCCAGCGGCCAGGTGGAGTCTGAGTGCGGGTAGTCGCACTCCCAAGTGACCATGTCCAGGTTGAGTTTGTGGCGACTTTCCACGCCGAAGCCGTCGTCGATGAAGCACAAGGCGATGCGTTCCAGGAATACCTGGCTGGGCAGTTTGTCGCCGAAGTCTTGGTGGGTCCAGGCCCGGTGCATGGTGTAGACGCGATCGATGCGTTCCAAAAAATAAGGCACCCAACCGATGCCTCCTTCCGAGAGCGCGAAGGTCAGGTCGGGGAACTTGCGCAGCATCGGCGACCAGATCAGGTCGGCGGCAGCGGACACGATGCTCATCGGCTGTAACGTCATCATCGTGTCGACCGGCGCATCGATCGACGTGATGACAACGCTTGACGACGAACCGATGTGCAGATTCACGATCGTGTTCTCGTCACTGCACGCCTGCCAGAACGGGTCCCAGTGCGGATCGTGCAGTGAGGGATAGTCCAGCTTGGTCGGGTTCTCCGAGAACGTGACGGCGTGGCAACCTTTTCTGGCAACCCGACGTACCTCATCGGCCATCAGTTGTGGATCCCAAATCGGCGGCAACGCTTGGGGAATCATCCGGCCCGGGTAGGTGCCGCACCACTGATCGATGTGCCAGTCGTTGTAGGCGCGCAGCACCGCCAGCCCAAGATCCTTATCGCGGGCCCGGGCGAAGTACTGTCCGCAGAACTGTGGGTAGGACGGAAAGTTCAATGCTGCGGCCACGCCGTTGGCGTTCATGTCGCGGATGCGCTCGTGGATGTTGTAGCACCCCTCACGGATCTCGGAGAGCTTGGTGGGTTCGGCGCCGTATTCGTCGGGGGGGCGGCCGGCGACGGCGTTGAGGCCGACGTTGGTGGCTTCTTGTCCCTCGAAGACCCATGCGTCGGTGCCGTCTTCGCGCTGGATCAGCTTGGGTACATCGTCTTTGTACCTGGCCGGGATGTGGCCGTCGAACATGTCAGGCGGTTCGACGAGGTGGTCATCGACCGAGACCAGGATGAAGTCGTTCATGTCCATGGTGAGCTCCTCAGTGTAGTGACGCCTATCCCAGGCCGGGCTGCAATAGTTCGGCCTGTGCGGCTAAGGGGACGGAAAGTCGATGAGGCCGCGGATGTTTCGGCCTTCGCGCAGGTCGTCGATGGCCTCATTGATCTGTTCGAGGCGATAACGGCGGGTCACCAGTTCGTCGAGCTTGAGGGCGCCGGCCTGATACATCGACAGCAGCATGGGCATGCTGGCGCGGGGGTTCATCTCGCCGAAGATGGTGCCTTTGAGCTGCTTGGCCGAATGCGCCATGTCGACGAGTATGAGCGGCACCGACATTTCGCTTAGGGGTGTCATCCCGGTCAACACGCAGGTGCCCGCTTTGCGGGTCAGCATCATCGCCACCGGGATGAGGTCCGCGTGAACGACGCCGGCGGTCAGGACGACCCGGTCGGCCATCACACCGGCGGTGAGTTCGCGTACCAGTTCGATGGCCTCATGCGCCCAGCGCGCGGTGTGCGTCGCGCCGAAGAGCTTGGCTGAATCCCGTTTGAAGTCAACGGGGTCCACCCCGACGATGTATTTTGCGCCCGCGGCGTGGGCGCCCTGCAGTGCGTTCATCCCGACGCCGCCAAGCCCGATCACCACGACCGTGTCGCCGGGTTGGGTTCCGGCTGACACGGTCGCCGACCCCCAGCCGGTGGTCACGCCGCAGGATACGAGTGACACAGCGTGGAAGGGGATCGAGTCGTCGACCTTAATTAACGAGTCCTCGGATGCTACGAGATACTCGGCGAACGTGCCGAGTTGGGTGGTGGCCATGAGGTCTTCTTGACCGAGATGGCGGCGCACCGTCCCGTCGGTGATCATCTGCTTGGAGAAAAGATTGGCTCCGACGTCACAAACGTAGCTTTGGCCGCTGACGCACCACCGGCATTTTCCACAGGCGGGGATGAACGACATTCCCACGTGATCGCCGGGTTTGAGGCCGCGGACGTCGGGCCCGACTTGTTCGACAATTCCGGCGCCTTCGTGCCCTCCGATTAACGGGAACCAATCTGGGGTTTCCATGCCGGCCGCTCGCATCACCTCGATCATCTCCGGCGCTGGCACCGCGTCGCCGGTGGCGAAGTGATCGTCGGTGTGGCAGACGCTGGCAGCGACCATGCGCACGAGAACCTCCCCGCGACGAGGCTCATCGAGCTCGATTTCGCAGACCTCCCAGTCCTTGCCCACTCCCCGAAGAACCGCTGCTTGGCACTTCATCGTGCGCTTCTCACCTTTCGCCGCGACCGGCTTGCCCGCTGGAAGCCGGTGCGAGTACCGTAACAAATTATGCAGACATTCTGCATAGTGATGAGAAGCGGCTGCGGAAGCTGGTATGCGCGGTGCGTCCGAGCGATCACGTGGCCAGCCATTAGGGGCAGGTGTGATCGATGGTCTTCGAGTCAGGGAAGAGGTCTAGGTGACGACGAGTGCACCAACGGCGGTACCGCATTTCATCCGGGGCGAGCTGCGCGATCCCCGCGCGAGCGCCGCGGTCGAGCACGATGGCTTCACCACGCCCGCACTGGAATTGGACGAGCTGGTCTGGCCGCGCACGCAGCCCGGACCAGCATTTGATGTTCCGCTGGCCGAGATCATCGATTTCCTGGCGGCCGTCGGCGAACGGATGGACCTGGAGACCAATCCGCACTTACAGCATGCGCTGGAGGCCAGCGCGGCCTTCAGTGCGCTGGGGCCCCGCATCCTCGCCCAGGGCTATCGTGGTCTGCGGCAGGCGTTTGACCCCGACAAGCTGTGGTTCCAAGTCGACCACGAAGTCGGCCGTGACGTGCTCGATGGGTGGAAGGAGGTCCCCGACCTCACCGGCCAGGTACGCCGCATCCGGGCCTTTCCGCCCCGGCTGGTGCACATCATGGCCGGCAACGCGCCCGGCGTGACGGCCGCCTCGATCGTGCGCGGCGCCCTGACCAAGGGTGTGCACCTGCTGAAGTTGCCGTCCAATGACTTGTTCACGGGTACGGCGCTGCTGCGGACGATGGCAGAGGTCGGCCCCAATCACCCGGTAACGCAGTCCTTTTCCTGCGTGTACTGGCGCGGCGGGGATCCCGAGGTCGAAAGTGCGCTGTTCCGAGCCCAATATTTTGACCGGCTGGTGGCCTGGGGCGGGGATGCGGCGATCCGCTCCGCGTTGCAATACGTTGCCCCGGGCTTCGATTTAGTGTCGTTTGATCCCAAGGTGTCGATCTCGCTGCTGGGGCGCGAAGCGCTGGCCTCTGAGGAGGCGATGCGCACGTCTGCGGCCGCCGCGGCTTATGATGCCAGCCTTTTCAACCAGGAGGTGTGCGCAGCTAGCCGATTCGTGTATGCCGAAGGTGACCGTGACGACCTCGTGCGCTGGTGTGAGCTGTTAGTGTCCGAGCTCGGCGTGGAGCGCGACCTGGCAGATGCGGTGGTGCCCACGCTGCTTCCCGCCGACGCGCGCGCCGAGGTTGAGGTATTGCGGTCGATGTCGCCGGCTTATGACGTGTTTGGCGCCACCGACGGAACCGGTCTGGTGATCCTGTCGGAGGATCCGGTGGGTTTTCATCCCTCGGCCAAGACGGTCAACGTGGTACAGGTCAGTTCCCTGCATGACGCCTTGCAGTATGTCAACGTTGCCACCCAGACCGTCGGCATTTTCCCGCCGGCGCGCGGCGCCGAACTGCGCGACTCGCTTGCCGCACATGGGATGCAACGCCTCGTGCCGTTGGGCCAGGTGCTCAACGTCGCCCCCGGCTATCCGCATGACGGGTTTTTCGCGCTGCACCGCTTCGTCAAGTGGCTCGTCGACGAATGTTAGTCCGGTGGCGGGGACTTGGGCTGGAGGTCTGGTGAACAACGAGCGCAAAGAGGTCTTGGATGCCGCGTTGATTCTGGGCGATCGCCGGGTGACCGAAGCCCGCGGTGGAGTACTGGACCACATCAACCCGGCGACCGGCAAGATCAACAAAACGTTCCCCGTCGCCTCCGCCGAGGAGGTCGACGAAGCGGTTGCTGCGGCCCGCATCGCGTTTGAGCAGTGGCGCAGATGGTCGCCGGATGCCCGCCGGGAGGCCCTGATCCGGGTGGCGGCGCTGCTCGAAGAGCACGGCCGCGAAATCGGGACGATCTGCTCACTGGAAGGTGGGCAGCCCTTTTTCGAGCAAGGGGGCTGGTATCCGGCATCGTGGTTTCGCTATTACGCCGGGTGGGCGGACAAGATCACCGGGGAGCGGATTAATGCCTTTCCGTTCCCGGGTGTCGATTTCACCGTGCCCGAACCTGTCGGTGTGGTCGGTCTGTTCGTGGCATCGAATGGACCGATCGGCTTTTGTGGCATGGCCGGTGCTCCGGCCCTGGCGGCCGGCTGCTGTTTGGTGATCAAGACGCCCGAGGTCGCTCCGTTCACCACGGTCACCTTCGCGCGGCTG is from Mycobacterium conspicuum and encodes:
- a CDS encoding acyl-CoA reductase gives rise to the protein MDELVWPRTQPGPAFDVPLAEIIDFLAAVGERMDLETNPHLQHALEASAAFSALGPRILAQGYRGLRQAFDPDKLWFQVDHEVGRDVLDGWKEVPDLTGQVRRIRAFPPRLVHIMAGNAPGVTAASIVRGALTKGVHLLKLPSNDLFTGTALLRTMAEVGPNHPVTQSFSCVYWRGGDPEVESALFRAQYFDRLVAWGGDAAIRSALQYVAPGFDLVSFDPKVSISLLGREALASEEAMRTSAAAAAYDASLFNQEVCAASRFVYAEGDRDDLVRWCELLVSELGVERDLADAVVPTLLPADARAEVEVLRSMSPAYDVFGATDGTGLVILSEDPVGFHPSAKTVNVVQVSSLHDALQYVNVATQTVGIFPPARGAELRDSLAAHGMQRLVPLGQVLNVAPGYPHDGFFALHRFVKWLVDEC
- a CDS encoding amidohydrolase family protein; the encoded protein is MDMNDFILVSVDDHLVEPPDMFDGHIPARYKDDVPKLIQREDGTDAWVFEGQEATNVGLNAVAGRPPDEYGAEPTKLSEIREGCYNIHERIRDMNANGVAAALNFPSYPQFCGQYFARARDKDLGLAVLRAYNDWHIDQWCGTYPGRMIPQALPPIWDPQLMADEVRRVARKGCHAVTFSENPTKLDYPSLHDPHWDPFWQACSDENTIVNLHIGSSSSVVITSIDAPVDTMMTLQPMSIVSAAADLIWSPMLRKFPDLTFALSEGGIGWVPYFLERIDRVYTMHRAWTHQDFGDKLPSQVFLERIALCFIDDGFGVESRHKLNLDMVTWECDYPHSDSTWPLAPESLAGYLDGVPDGEVNKITHENALRLYGFDMFTHLPKQQATVGALRAQARDVDLGYRSSARLKKTGTDTVTVLDLATKLPTAATN
- a CDS encoding NDMA-dependent alcohol dehydrogenase, whose product is MKCQAAVLRGVGKDWEVCEIELDEPRRGEVLVRMVAASVCHTDDHFATGDAVPAPEMIEVMRAAGMETPDWFPLIGGHEGAGIVEQVGPDVRGLKPGDHVGMSFIPACGKCRWCVSGQSYVCDVGANLFSKQMITDGTVRRHLGQEDLMATTQLGTFAEYLVASEDSLIKVDDSIPFHAVSLVSCGVTTGWGSATVSAGTQPGDTVVVIGLGGVGMNALQGAHAAGAKYIVGVDPVDFKRDSAKLFGATHTARWAHEAIELVRELTAGVMADRVVLTAGVVHADLIPVAMMLTRKAGTCVLTGMTPLSEMSVPLILVDMAHSAKQLKGTIFGEMNPRASMPMLLSMYQAGALKLDELVTRRYRLEQINEAIDDLREGRNIRGLIDFPSP